The Bacillus zhangzhouensis region ATGCTGATCTGCAAGCACTTGGATTTCCACATGTCTAAAGTCTTCAATGAACTTTTCTAGATAGACACCAGGGTTCCCAAAGTTTTGCGCCGCTTCCTGCTGCGTGATGGTGACTCCGTTAATCAGCTCTTCTTCTGTACGAGCCACGCGGATCCCTTTACCGCCCCCGCCTGCAGTTGCTTTAATAATCACAGGATACCCAATACTAGCTGCAGTTGAAACAGCATCATCAAGATCATTTACAATTCCTTGAGAACCAGGAACGATCGGGACGCCTGCTCTCTTCATTGTTTCTCGCGCGACATCTTTCGTTCCCATTTTAGAAATCGCTGACGCGGTTGGGCCAACAAAAATCACATTACATTCCTCGCAAAGCTCTGCGAAGTCTGCATTTTCTGCTAAAAAACCATATCCTGGGTGGATGGCATCTGTACCTGTTAATTTTGCTACGCTGACTATATTTGTGACATTTAAATAACTATCTTTAGAAGCAGTCGGTCCGATGCAATATGCTTCATCAGCCATTTGTACATGTAGTGCATCGCGATCCGCTTCGGAAAATACCGCAACAGTTTCAATTCCAAGCTCTTTACAAGCACGGATAATTCTAACTGCGATTTCTCCTCTGTTTGCAATTAATAGCTTTTTAATCATGATCGTACTCCTTACTCTGCTTTCACTAGAAAGAGGGGTTGTCCGAATTCTACAAGCTGGCCGTTTTCAACTAATACTTCGACGATTTCGCCGTTTACTTCTGCTTCGATTTCATTAAACAGTTTCATCGCTTCCACGATACATACAACAGTGTTTTCTTTCACCTTAGAACCTGTTGTCACGTATGGATCTGCTTCTGGTGAAGAGGAAGCATAAAATGTACCAACCATTGGGGATGTGATTTTATGCAGATTTTCAGACGCAGATGCCTCTTGTGCAGGGGCTTCGGTCTGAGCTGGAGCTTGTGCTTTTGGAGCTTGTTGAGCTGGAGCTGATTGGACAGGAGCCACTGGTGCTTGTGCCTCAACTTGCTGAACGACTTCTTTATTTTTCTTCAGTTTGATTTTTGCACCTTCGTTTTCGTACGTAAATTCATCGATTGTAGAGTCGTCAATTAATTTAATCAGTTCATGAATTTCTTCAATTTTTAACATGGTTTTGCACCCCTATGTATGGATTTATCTTTTTATTATAGGCTAGTACTAAAAGTACGTACTATAACCTATCTTACAGGAGGATTTCAATGAATTCAACTACTATTGTTGCGAAGCACCTCGCGAAAGCACCTTGGAGGGGGCGTCAAGCCGCATCAAAAAACGCCCTTTTCGGCAAAGGGCGCCAGTTCTTTTTTATTGATTACTGGGCTCAAAAGTGACAGCTACGTTATCAAGCCCTCTCATTTCTTTTGTGACCATATCAATAATATCGGCCGCTTGAGACTTTGATTTTTTATCCGATCGAACCGTGATGCTCACTTTATCTCCTTCAGCACTTACGAGCGCATCTTTATAACCTTTTGTTTTGATCAAGGTCTCGAGCTGACGCTCAGTTCCTTCTGCTTCACTAAGCGCTGTCATTTGATCGTATGCTTCACTTTTTTCTTGTGCTGTTGCATCGTCACTGGAGACAATTTCGTTGAATTCTTCGCGCTGCTTGCTTCGTTTATCTTCAAGCTCTAGTCTGTATGTTGTAAAAAGCTCATCGTCTGTTTGCTCTGACACAGCCTTTCCTTCTTCACCACTTGTTTCAATATCCTCTTGTTTGCCGTTTGTTTCTTTGTCAGTGGATTTCTTATCAGCGCCTTTTTCCATTCCTTTGTCCGTCCCTTTTTCTGTTTCAGCCTTTTGCTCTTCAGTCCCTTTTGATTTCGTATCTTCTACTGTCACTGCATTTTCACCCTGTGGAGACATGATATAGTACACACTTAATACGACAACTAAACTTAGCATCGTTAAGAGCCAAACCGTTTGTTTTTTTAACATCATTCCGAATCCTCCTTGATTTTTTTAGGGGCAACAGCCACTCTATGGCTTGGTACATCAAGCACTCGTGTAACCGCTTCAATGATGGTTTTCTTTATTTGAACGTTGTCTACTCCTTGAGCAACAACGAGGACACCTCGAATTTCTGGTTTTTTCGTTTGAACAACGACCGGTGTTTCTTCATTGCCATTTTTGATGATGACGATTTCTTCTTCTTTTGTTTGATCGGTGACACTTCGCACGCCGCCTTCTTTATCTGTTTCCTCGGTCGTTGTACTTTTATTGGATTTGTTTTTTTCAAACACTTTTAAAGACGTTGCATCTACATTGACCACAATTGATACATCCTCAACACCGATGATGGTCTCTAAAATTTCTTTCAGCTGATTTTCGTATTCTCGTTCCACGTCCTCAATTGAATTCTTTGGTTTACCTGAAGATGCCGGTTTGAATACCTCCTGCTCTTCTGAGGATGTTTTTTTAGAAGCCGGAACCGCAGCTTGTTGTTTGCTTGATGGCGGTGACAAGAGCTGACTGACTAACATGAAAGATACGCCGATAATGAATACAAGCAGCAAGTAATGGTGCTTCGTTAATTTGGGTTTCCCTTCACCTTTTTCAGGCGGCTGGAAGAATGATTTCAGCTTTTGTTTCCAGTCCTTGTTATTCATGATCTGCTGCGTCACCTCCCTCAATGTTCAGCGCGATGTGCTCAGGACTCGTATTCCACACATCAGCAAGTGTCTCTTTCACCCTCGTGATCTCTTTGCTGGACGATCCAGCGCTTTCCTCCTTTGGCCTGGAGAGATCAATGTCCACCTTCGCCACCGTTTCTACAGCATCACCTGTGAGCGGGGAAATAACTGCTTTGATGCGAAATTGATCCGTCTCCATATTCTGATCCAGATGCTCCTCATCAGCCAGCACTTCTACGTGTTTCATTTCATAGCTCTCCTTCTTCAGCGGCTCCTTTGCGCTTTTTTCTAGTTGGACAGCCATTTGCTTTAAAATATATGCACGCTGAGAGGCTTGTATTTCTTTTTTTTCTAAATTCATCTGATTTTTTATTTCTTCAGACTGCGCTTGTTCCTTCCCTTTCATCATTTCTGAAAAAATTTGGTCAGGATCTGCTCGAAATAAAGCAAAAATCGGATTAAGCATCACCACGATTAGCAGCAGACTGACGACCATTTTTGCATACTTTTGCATGCTCGAATTGGGAAGCAGAAGATCAATGACAATTGCAAATAAGATAAAGACAATAATACTTGTGATCCATTCCGTGAGAAAGCTCAAAAGGTGTTCCCTCCCTTACTTCATCATCATGGTCAGGTTCCCCGCAGTGATGATGACGGTAATGCTTAAAAAGAACATGAGCGATACAACAGCCAGTGCGGCAAATATATACAGCACACTTTTTGAAATGACATCAAGACAGCTGATGATGGGTCCGCCCCCTAACGGCTGAAGGATGGCGGCAGCAAGCTTATAGATAAGGGCTAACGAGAGTACTTTAATCGCCGGAAAGGCGGCAATTGAAATTAAAATGGCGACCCCAACTAGTCCGACCGTATTTTTGAGTAAAACAGAGGCGCTGATCACGGTATCCGTCGCATCTGTAAACATTCTGCCGAGGACAGGGATGAAGTTTCCGGTAATGAATTTGGCTGTACGAAGAGCGATTCCATCAGTAATGGCCGCAGATGCACCCTGAACGGAAATGACGCCGAGAAAAACAGTTAAAAACACGGCAAGCCCGCCAATTGCCACATTTCTTAACAGCTGGGCAAGCTGGGTGACCTTGTATTGTTCGGTCAGCGTACTGATAATGCTCAATATTGCTGATAAAAAGATGAGCGGGAGAACGACATACTGAATGAAAACACCGCTCGTGTTCATTAAAAATAAAATAACGGGATGAAAGAATCCGGCTGAGACAAGTCCGCCTGATGAAGCAATAAGCGCTAGTAAAAGAGGAATAAGAGCAAGAATAAAACTGGTCATCGTTTGAATGGCTTCTGTGGCATAGGAAATCGCCACATGAAAGCTGTTAAGTGCAAGAATAATCAGCACCATATAAACAAGAGCATATGCAACTTTGCTGACGGTGCTTTGTTCAAAGGCATTTTGCAAAAGCTGCAAAAGCGAACAAAAGATGGTGAGCAAAATCAGGGTACCTAGGAGCTTTCCGTTTGCAATGATCTCGTGAAATAGATAATGTACAAAGGCTTTCAGCCATGTCTGGGGAGACAGCTCTTTATCGCCGTCAATCATTTCCCTCACTGTGCCCTTTTGGCTTTCTGGCAAAAAGCCGCCATACTCGTCCAATATGGTTTCCCAAAAATCACTGATGGAATGAAGCTCAAGTGCATCAGCCTGTCCATTCGCTACTTCTTGTGCTGCTGGCTGTTCATTAGATAAAGGTTCTTTTTCTTCCGCCCCTGCAATCGGAGCAATCAGCCAAAAGCAAAGCATCAATCCCATTACAGCGGTCATCCGTTTCATTGTCATCACCTCTTTTCATTTACGTCATGGACGGAATCATTCCTAAGATCGTCTCAATGATGACTGTTAAAATCGGGACTGCCATCACCAAAATGAGAATCTTGCCGCCTAGCTCTATTTTTGATGCAATGGCGCCTTGTCCAGCATCCTTCGTCAGCTGAGCGCCAAATTCCGCAATATAAGCAATGCCAATGATCTTCAATATGGTTTCAACATACTTCATATTGACACCGGCACTTGCTGCAATTTTTTCAATCATCGAGATCATGGCATAGATTTGATCAATCAAATAAAGGAAAATCACACATCCGGTAAAAACCACAAGCATAAAAGCGAAAGTTGGCTTTTGTTCTTTGACGATTAATGCTAAAAAAGTAGCGATTAAACCAAGTCCAACAATTTGTATGATTTCGATTTGTAAGCCCTCCCCTATCCTTGAAATAGAAATACGGCTTTAATCTTTTTAAACAAATCGTCTACAATGGTTGCCACCATAAACAAAATGTAGATAAACCCAAGCAGCGTCACCCACTGAGCATACTCTTTCTTCCCCATTTGGTCTAAAATCGTATGGAGAAAGGCCACGACGATACCTACTCCGGCAATTTGAAAAATGACGTTTACATCAACGCCCATGCTCTCGACTCCCTTCCTCTCACATCAATAAAAGAATCAGTAGTAATCCGCTTAAAAACCCGAGGCTTCTGACCATTTTTTCATTTTTCGCTTGGGCGACTTCTGCTTCTTTCTCCTCTGATTCCAAATGGCCTAAAGCAAGCTTGATATACTTTTGCTGAGAAGTGACATCATGCTGGCCAAGTGTTTCCCCAAAGTGCTTCATCGCCTCATATTCACCTTTTTTCAATACGGTTTTTTTCCAAACATCCTCAAGACTTTCGTTCCATGCATGGCGTGCAGAAAAAGTCCCCACTTTCAGATTTTCTGCAAATTGTTCAAACAGCTGATTCACAGGAGGACCTACCTGCGCTGCAATTTGCTCTGCCGCCCGCGCTAAAGGGGTTTGGCCATACATAATTTCTGCTTCAAGAGACTGGAGAGCAAACCGCAGCTGCCGAATTTGTTTAGGTCTGTCGCTATATCGTTTGGCAAACTCGAATCCTCCCCAAGTCGTGGCCGCGACAATGAAAATAGCGCCAATGAGCTTTAACATACGTCCACTCCCCGCCTCCATTTCATCTCTTGGCCGTCCCCGCCGTACATCCGCCCGATCGTGCCTGGCCCATTGTTTCGACTTAATTCAACATATCGTTCAAACACACGAAACTCCCATAACGGCTTAAATGAAGGACGTTTATATACATCTTCAAGTGAATAGCCATGTGCTGAGACGATGATGCTAACTCCGGCATGAATCGCTTCTAAAAGTGCTTCTACATCCTCACCTTTTCCGATTTCATCGACAATCATGACCTCTGGGCTCATAGACCGAATCATCATCATCAACCCTTCAGCCTTTGGACACGCATCGAGTACATCAATCCGGTGGCCAAAATGGTGCTGCGGCACTCCTCTTATACATCCGGCGATTTCAGAACGCTCATCAATAATGCCTGTTTTTCTAGGAGGAATGGTTTTTGTGCCTGTACTAGCAAGACGTGCTATATCCCGAAGCAATGTGGTTTTCCCTGTTTGCGGGGGACCGATGATGAGGGTATTGTGCCAGTGCTCTTCATATAAATAAGGAAGAAAGGGAAGCGCAATCCCGATTTTTTCTTTGGCAATGCGGATATTAAATGAAGAGATATCTCTTAACCCTTTGACAAATCCATTTTCAACGATCACTTTTCCTGCAAGCCCCACCCGGTGTCCGCCAGATATGGTAATATAGCCCTGTTTTAGCTCTTCCTCAAGTGTGTACATGCTGTAATTGCTCAGCCTGCCTAATAGCTGAGACGCATCTTCCCAGGTTGTGTGATAAG contains the following coding sequences:
- the accB gene encoding acetyl-CoA carboxylase biotin carboxyl carrier protein; the protein is MLKIEEIHELIKLIDDSTIDEFTYENEGAKIKLKKNKEVVQQVEAQAPVAPVQSAPAQQAPKAQAPAQTEAPAQEASASENLHKITSPMVGTFYASSSPEADPYVTTGSKVKENTVVCIVEAMKLFNEIEAEVNGEIVEVLVENGQLVEFGQPLFLVKAE
- a CDS encoding SpoIIIAH-like family protein is translated as MLKKQTVWLLTMLSLVVVLSVYYIMSPQGENAVTVEDTKSKGTEEQKAETEKGTDKGMEKGADKKSTDKETNGKQEDIETSGEEGKAVSEQTDDELFTTYRLELEDKRSKQREEFNEIVSSDDATAQEKSEAYDQMTALSEAEGTERQLETLIKTKGYKDALVSAEGDKVSITVRSDKKSKSQAADIIDMVTKEMRGLDNVAVTFEPSNQ
- the spoIIIAG gene encoding stage III sporulation protein AG; the protein is MNNKDWKQKLKSFFQPPEKGEGKPKLTKHHYLLLVFIIGVSFMLVSQLLSPPSSKQQAAVPASKKTSSEEQEVFKPASSGKPKNSIEDVEREYENQLKEILETIIGVEDVSIVVNVDATSLKVFEKNKSNKSTTTEETDKEGGVRSVTDQTKEEEIVIIKNGNEETPVVVQTKKPEIRGVLVVAQGVDNVQIKKTIIEAVTRVLDVPSHRVAVAPKKIKEDSE
- the spoIIIAF gene encoding stage III sporulation protein AF, with product MSFLTEWITSIIVFILFAIVIDLLLPNSSMQKYAKMVVSLLLIVVMLNPIFALFRADPDQIFSEMMKGKEQAQSEEIKNQMNLEKKEIQASQRAYILKQMAVQLEKSAKEPLKKESYEMKHVEVLADEEHLDQNMETDQFRIKAVISPLTGDAVETVAKVDIDLSRPKEESAGSSSKEITRVKETLADVWNTSPEHIALNIEGGDAADHE
- the spoIIIAE gene encoding stage III sporulation protein AE — encoded protein: MKRMTAVMGLMLCFWLIAPIAGAEEKEPLSNEQPAAQEVANGQADALELHSISDFWETILDEYGGFLPESQKGTVREMIDGDKELSPQTWLKAFVHYLFHEIIANGKLLGTLILLTIFCSLLQLLQNAFEQSTVSKVAYALVYMVLIILALNSFHVAISYATEAIQTMTSFILALIPLLLALIASSGGLVSAGFFHPVILFLMNTSGVFIQYVVLPLIFLSAILSIISTLTEQYKVTQLAQLLRNVAIGGLAVFLTVFLGVISVQGASAAITDGIALRTAKFITGNFIPVLGRMFTDATDTVISASVLLKNTVGLVGVAILISIAAFPAIKVLSLALIYKLAAAILQPLGGGPIISCLDVISKSVLYIFAALAVVSLMFFLSITVIITAGNLTMMMK
- the spoIIIAD gene encoding stage III sporulation protein AD, whose product is MGEGLQIEIIQIVGLGLIATFLALIVKEQKPTFAFMLVVFTGCVIFLYLIDQIYAMISMIEKIAASAGVNMKYVETILKIIGIAYIAEFGAQLTKDAGQGAIASKIELGGKILILVMAVPILTVIIETILGMIPSMT
- the spoIIIAC gene encoding stage III sporulation protein AC, which encodes MGVDVNVIFQIAGVGIVVAFLHTILDQMGKKEYAQWVTLLGFIYILFMVATIVDDLFKKIKAVFLFQG
- the spoIIIAB gene encoding stage III sporulation protein SpoIIIAB, which codes for MLKLIGAIFIVAATTWGGFEFAKRYSDRPKQIRQLRFALQSLEAEIMYGQTPLARAAEQIAAQVGPPVNQLFEQFAENLKVGTFSARHAWNESLEDVWKKTVLKKGEYEAMKHFGETLGQHDVTSQQKYIKLALGHLESEEKEAEVAQAKNEKMVRSLGFLSGLLLILLLM
- the spoIIIAA gene encoding stage III sporulation protein AA — protein: MRSLLDILPHSIGQELRLLKEAEWAQIEEIRIRTNRPIELMQGGKPRFLSYHTTWEDASQLLGRLSNYSMYTLEEELKQGYITISGGHRVGLAGKVIVENGFVKGLRDISSFNIRIAKEKIGIALPFLPYLYEEHWHNTLIIGPPQTGKTTLLRDIARLASTGTKTIPPRKTGIIDERSEIAGCIRGVPQHHFGHRIDVLDACPKAEGLMMMIRSMSPEVMIVDEIGKGEDVEALLEAIHAGVSIIVSAHGYSLEDVYKRPSFKPLWEFRVFERYVELSRNNGPGTIGRMYGGDGQEMKWRRGVDVC